A genome region from Sulfurimonas hongkongensis includes the following:
- a CDS encoding glycosyltransferase family 2 protein: MKKISLIVPCYNEEQNIELFINAVDKLFKTIPYKLELITINDGSNDETLSKLLKMQETHSYIKVVDLSRNFGKESALSAGLFHVTGDAAIPIDADLQHPIELIPQMIELWLKGYEVVLAKRTSRKTDTAFQRVTAQIFYKLHNKISDIEIPADVGDFRLMDRSVVNALNELKENRRFMKGLFAWVGFKTTSILYEVSPRLHGTSKFKTWQLWNFALEGITSFSTAPLKIWTYAGVVIAGISLLYALYIIIKTLLFGSDLAGYPSILVSILFMGGIQLISIGTLGEYIGRIYMESKNRPPYIIRKTYTKEKTN, from the coding sequence ATGAAGAAAATCTCTCTTATAGTTCCATGTTATAATGAAGAGCAAAATATAGAGCTCTTTATCAACGCAGTTGATAAACTATTTAAAACCATCCCCTACAAACTAGAACTAATCACCATAAACGATGGTAGCAATGATGAAACACTCTCAAAATTGCTAAAGATGCAAGAGACTCACAGCTACATAAAGGTCGTAGACCTCTCACGAAACTTTGGTAAAGAGTCAGCTCTCTCAGCAGGACTCTTCCATGTCACAGGCGATGCTGCAATCCCTATAGATGCAGACTTGCAACATCCAATCGAGCTTATCCCACAGATGATTGAGTTATGGCTCAAAGGTTATGAGGTTGTTTTAGCAAAACGCACAAGCAGGAAAACAGACACAGCCTTCCAAAGAGTAACTGCACAAATCTTCTACAAACTTCACAACAAGATCTCAGACATAGAGATACCAGCAGATGTAGGTGATTTTCGTCTGATGGATAGAAGTGTAGTAAATGCACTAAATGAACTAAAAGAGAACCGCCGTTTCATGAAAGGGCTATTTGCTTGGGTAGGATTTAAAACAACTTCTATCCTATATGAAGTCTCTCCACGACTCCATGGTACCTCAAAGTTCAAAACATGGCAGCTATGGAACTTTGCACTAGAAGGCATAACCAGTTTTAGTACAGCACCACTTAAAATCTGGACTTATGCAGGAGTAGTTATAGCTGGCATCTCTTTACTCTATGCACTCTACATCATCATAAAAACCCTACTATTTGGTTCAGACCTAGCAGGTTATCCCTCCATCCTAGTCTCTATCCTCTTTATGGGCGGCATTCAACTTATTAGTATCGGGACCCTAGGCGAGTATATAGGACGTATCTATATGGAGAGCAAAAACAGACCGCCATATATCATAAGAAAAACTTACACAAAAGAGAAGACTAACTAA
- a CDS encoding GtrA family protein, translating into MSSKTKREFYVFALIGIFNTLTHLLVVISLVEKLYLNPTLSNTIAFLVANTISFFLNSSYTFKTKPSLYTYKRFILASLFALFATISLSAFAEFMRWHYLIGVSLVIFISPVLTFVLQKYWTFKKA; encoded by the coding sequence ATGAGTTCAAAAACCAAAAGAGAGTTCTATGTTTTTGCACTCATTGGCATATTTAACACCCTGACGCACCTTCTAGTAGTTATATCGCTTGTTGAGAAACTCTACCTAAACCCAACTCTCTCAAACACCATAGCCTTTTTAGTCGCAAACACCATATCATTTTTTTTAAACTCAAGCTACACCTTTAAAACAAAACCCTCTCTCTACACCTACAAACGCTTTATCCTAGCCTCTTTATTTGCACTCTTTGCAACCATCTCTCTCTCCGCCTTTGCAGAGTTTATGAGATGGCACTATCTCATAGGCGTCTCATTGGTTATTTTTATCTCACCCGTGCTAACATTCGTGCTACAAAAATATTGGACATTTAAAAAGGCATAA
- a CDS encoding DUF6311 domain-containing protein — protein MTLKPNSTLFHSNSLGGLLFVISLATLFISYTLPIGFITGNSSYWLSQHDDITQYLAGFNAYFNEDWHFPLFKIDSFNYPIGTRSTFVDIIPIYSLLLKLILPKSLFGINPFGYYIALCFIAQGISAWLILRVLNINSYLALLILSTFFILSASFLARLGHISLMSHFIILLSFALYIRAKKTPYQPFLWTALLTVAFYINIYLFTMSLTIFFATIVTNLKRLQLKQNLTQFFTPLLLIALTSYLTIFPLPSGEFAQDFGWGYYSMNLLAPFYGGAFISIPNAEMPGQYEGFNYLGLGLIFLLIYAIYLQRKHDRGFFTRHRYIFILFILFFIYSLSYKIYFGTFKIASIHYPSLLDSLVHQFRASGRFFWPVGYAVAIFSVVMVLRHTNSKKAAFILLLTLLLQVADLRQRVSLFIQTTNRVSPTHINFQNLKKAIGQEKKHIYFYPKFRCSKLPPHNTILPTMLYASQNSMTINTGYIARYQPDCNDTKKEISASSLKNSIYIFAKDEFTQEQIDNFFDKQLSITCSQIDLLTICKEEKAK, from the coding sequence ATGACTCTAAAACCAAATTCTACACTCTTTCATTCAAATTCATTAGGTGGTTTACTCTTTGTTATATCTCTTGCAACGCTCTTCATAAGCTACACCCTCCCCATAGGCTTTATAACAGGTAATTCCTCATACTGGCTAAGCCAACATGATGATATTACGCAGTACCTAGCAGGTTTTAACGCTTACTTTAACGAAGATTGGCACTTTCCTCTCTTTAAGATAGACTCATTTAACTATCCCATAGGAACAAGAAGCACTTTTGTAGATATCATTCCCATCTACTCACTACTGTTAAAACTAATACTCCCAAAGTCACTCTTTGGGATCAACCCCTTTGGTTACTATATAGCACTCTGTTTTATAGCACAAGGTATCTCTGCATGGCTTATTCTAAGAGTTTTAAACATAAACTCATACCTCGCACTTCTAATTCTTAGCACATTTTTTATACTCTCTGCCTCGTTCTTAGCAAGATTAGGACATATCTCTTTGATGTCACATTTTATTATTCTTTTAAGTTTTGCTCTCTACATTAGAGCCAAAAAAACCCCATACCAACCCTTTCTGTGGACAGCTCTTTTAACAGTTGCATTCTATATAAATATATATCTCTTTACTATGTCTCTTACTATTTTCTTTGCAACCATTGTCACAAACCTCAAAAGACTTCAACTAAAACAAAACCTCACGCAATTTTTTACGCCTCTACTTCTCATAGCTCTAACCTCATATCTAACAATATTTCCACTGCCATCAGGAGAATTTGCACAAGATTTCGGCTGGGGATATTACTCGATGAACCTGCTGGCTCCCTTTTATGGAGGAGCTTTTATAAGTATTCCAAATGCCGAGATGCCAGGACAATACGAAGGCTTTAACTACTTAGGTTTAGGTCTAATCTTCTTGTTAATTTATGCAATCTATCTTCAAAGAAAGCATGATAGAGGGTTTTTCACTCGTCACCGCTATATATTTATATTGTTTATACTTTTTTTTATCTACTCTCTCTCATATAAAATTTACTTTGGAACTTTTAAAATCGCAAGCATCCACTACCCAAGTCTTTTGGATTCACTAGTCCACCAGTTCAGAGCATCAGGCAGATTTTTCTGGCCAGTAGGTTATGCAGTTGCCATCTTTAGCGTTGTTATGGTTTTAAGACATACAAACAGTAAAAAAGCAGCCTTTATTCTACTCTTAACACTGCTTCTTCAAGTAGCAGATTTAAGACAAAGAGTAAGTCTATTTATCCAAACCACAAACAGAGTGTCTCCTACACATATAAATTTTCAAAACCTAAAAAAAGCAATAGGACAAGAGAAAAAACATATCTACTTCTATCCAAAATTTCGTTGTTCAAAATTACCACCACATAACACTATTTTACCAACTATGCTCTATGCCTCACAAAATTCCATGACTATCAACACAGGCTATATAGCACGCTATCAACCAGATTGTAACGATACAAAAAAAGAAATATCAGCATCTTCGCTAAAAAACTCCATCTATATCTTTGCAAAAGATGAGTTCACACAAGAGCAAATAGATAACTTTTTTGATAAACAACTTAGCATAACTTGCTCACAGATAGACCTACTTACAATATGCAAAGAGGAGAAAGCAAAATGA
- a CDS encoding glycosyltransferase has product MRIVIDLQGAQTSSRFRGIGRYSLSLALAVARNATNHEIWLALNAAFPKSILDIREKFKDTIPPDRIKVFQVPTPIAEYNLSNSSQARNAELIREYFLEQLSPDIVLLTSLFEGYVDDAVTSIGRFKDTKTAVILYDLIPYLASQKYLPTQIQQEYYERKIDSLKKADLLLCISQATKEEAQQVLNLAQEKITNISAAVDESFYPRKLSEEQIQNLHQAYNIRGKFIMYAPGGFDDRKNFKNLILAYSKLSRYIRNTYQLVIASKVDQVDKTKLQNIAKNAQLNQDELIITGYVSDNDLIALYSTCTLFVFPSLHEGFGLPALEAMACGTATIGSNTTSIPEVINNPKALFDPNKVESIRQKIEEILEDEVFLKELQKHSLKQSKEFSWDESAKKAIELMEKNFIKKESRQIDSPKEKLAYLSPLPPHQTGISGYSIELLEELSFDYNIELIVPNKEEIDPKVTATYPIQTVEYFLKHHRNYTRVLYHFGNSTFHSHMFELLQKVSGVVVLHDFYLSHILEYMAQGKVSTLTQLLYNSHGYKAAQEFASAEQKSEALWRYPCNLPLLQEATGVIVHSKHAQELAQRYYGKNNANDWCIIPLLRKAPQQSSKQVAREKLSIPKDAFVVCTFGLIESNKLSDKLLDAWIDSTLSKENNSILIFVGKMHTGDFGMQLSVKMKKYISQKSIIITDWVSDDDFKNYLLAADVGVQLRKSSRGETSAAILDCLNYAQATITNAHGSLSELPKDAVLMLEDNFEICELKGALELLFNDTQKRAMLAQNAKKLLSQKHDPKRCAQLYTKAIEKFYEKEQFGYAYLLSSLSNSKDLLDYDVAELAKAIAISTFAKIKQQQILVDISSIVYIDLKTGIQRVVRSQLIELIKNVPSGLRIEPVYFSSAQNEPLYRYARKYTATLLGLEHLDMEDEPIDIASGDIFYGLDLCADEVMKNRQNGLYERYKALGVEMIFLVYDLLPISNPNFFPSYIETTHIQWLQNITDLADKLITISNTVAGELTQWIQTHKPQKLHDIQIIPLHLGADIQTLSVGDEISEQEKEMLSILSSTTTFLMVGTIEPRKGHAQVLKAFEILKEQAKEVTLVVVGKKGWMVEETIKQLEKLQDNIRFFWLEGISDTLLEKVYAASTCLIVASQAEGFGLPLIEAAQQKLPIIARDIAVFREVAGSHAYYFPNSTDPQTLAISIQEWLELYRTNTHPKSDNMPWLTWNQNAQKLLEIFTQ; this is encoded by the coding sequence ATGCGAATAGTCATAGATTTACAAGGTGCACAAACAAGCAGTCGATTTCGTGGTATTGGCAGATATTCACTCTCTTTAGCCTTAGCCGTAGCTCGCAATGCAACCAATCATGAAATATGGCTTGCACTAAATGCAGCTTTTCCTAAAAGTATTTTAGATATTCGTGAAAAATTTAAAGATACAATACCACCAGATAGAATAAAAGTATTTCAAGTGCCTACACCTATAGCTGAGTATAATCTATCAAACTCTTCTCAAGCAAGAAATGCAGAACTAATTAGAGAATATTTTTTAGAGCAACTAAGCCCTGATATAGTTTTACTAACCAGTCTTTTTGAGGGTTATGTAGATGATGCCGTTACTTCAATAGGAAGATTTAAAGATACTAAAACAGCCGTTATCCTTTATGATTTGATTCCATACCTAGCCTCTCAAAAATATTTGCCAACACAAATCCAACAAGAGTATTATGAACGAAAAATAGACTCTCTAAAAAAAGCAGATTTGCTACTCTGTATCTCCCAAGCAACAAAAGAAGAAGCGCAACAAGTGCTAAATCTAGCACAAGAGAAGATAACAAATATCTCCGCAGCAGTTGATGAGAGTTTTTATCCCAGAAAGCTCTCAGAAGAGCAAATCCAAAACTTACATCAAGCCTACAACATAAGAGGCAAGTTCATTATGTACGCCCCAGGAGGATTTGATGATAGAAAAAACTTTAAAAATCTTATCCTAGCATACAGTAAACTGTCTAGATATATACGAAACACCTACCAACTTGTCATAGCTAGCAAAGTGGATCAAGTAGATAAAACAAAACTTCAAAACATAGCCAAAAATGCACAACTAAACCAAGATGAACTTATTATTACAGGCTATGTAAGTGATAATGACTTGATAGCACTCTATAGCACTTGCACCCTTTTTGTATTTCCTTCACTTCATGAAGGCTTTGGCTTGCCAGCTCTTGAAGCTATGGCATGTGGAACTGCTACTATAGGCTCAAACACTACAAGCATCCCTGAGGTGATAAACAACCCAAAAGCTCTCTTTGATCCAAACAAAGTTGAGTCTATACGCCAAAAGATAGAAGAAATCCTAGAAGATGAAGTGTTTTTAAAAGAGCTTCAAAAACACTCTCTAAAACAGAGCAAAGAGTTTTCATGGGATGAGAGCGCAAAAAAAGCTATAGAGCTTATGGAGAAGAACTTCATAAAAAAAGAGTCTCGTCAAATAGACTCCCCCAAAGAGAAGTTAGCCTATCTCTCTCCACTTCCTCCACATCAAACAGGTATCAGCGGATATAGTATCGAGCTACTAGAAGAACTCTCTTTTGATTATAATATCGAGCTTATCGTTCCAAACAAAGAGGAGATAGACCCAAAAGTAACAGCAACGTATCCTATACAAACAGTAGAGTACTTTCTAAAACACCATAGAAACTACACGAGAGTTTTATATCATTTTGGTAACTCCACCTTTCACTCTCATATGTTTGAGTTACTGCAAAAAGTCTCAGGTGTAGTTGTCCTCCATGACTTCTATCTATCTCATATTTTAGAGTACATGGCACAAGGCAAGGTCTCAACTCTTACGCAGCTTCTTTACAACTCTCATGGATACAAAGCAGCCCAAGAGTTTGCAAGCGCAGAGCAAAAAAGTGAAGCTTTATGGAGATATCCGTGCAACTTGCCTCTCTTGCAAGAGGCAACAGGTGTTATCGTTCATTCAAAACATGCACAAGAGTTGGCCCAAAGATACTATGGCAAGAACAATGCAAACGATTGGTGCATTATCCCTCTACTAAGAAAAGCACCACAACAAAGCAGTAAACAAGTAGCAAGAGAAAAACTCTCAATCCCAAAAGATGCTTTTGTAGTATGTACTTTTGGCTTGATTGAATCAAACAAATTAAGTGATAAACTTCTTGATGCATGGATTGATTCTACGCTATCTAAAGAGAATAATTCTATTCTTATTTTTGTTGGAAAAATGCACACAGGCGATTTCGGCATGCAGCTAAGTGTAAAAATGAAGAAATATATATCACAAAAAAGTATCATCATAACAGACTGGGTAAGCGATGATGATTTTAAAAACTATCTTTTAGCTGCTGATGTAGGTGTTCAACTCCGCAAATCCTCTAGGGGTGAAACTTCTGCTGCCATATTGGATTGTCTAAACTATGCACAAGCTACCATCACCAATGCACATGGCTCTCTATCAGAACTTCCAAAAGATGCGGTTTTAATGCTAGAAGACAACTTTGAGATTTGTGAACTTAAAGGAGCACTAGAGTTACTCTTTAACGATACTCAAAAAAGGGCTATGTTGGCACAAAATGCCAAAAAACTTCTATCGCAAAAACATGATCCTAAAAGATGTGCGCAGCTATACACCAAAGCAATCGAAAAATTTTATGAAAAAGAACAGTTTGGATACGCATATCTACTATCATCCCTCTCAAACTCTAAAGATTTACTAGATTATGATGTAGCAGAGCTTGCAAAAGCTATAGCTATCTCTACCTTTGCAAAAATAAAACAACAACAAATTTTAGTAGACATATCCTCTATAGTCTATATTGACTTAAAAACAGGGATACAAAGAGTTGTGCGATCACAGCTCATAGAGCTTATTAAAAATGTTCCATCGGGTCTTCGCATAGAACCAGTCTATTTTTCATCTGCTCAAAATGAGCCACTCTATAGATACGCTAGAAAGTACACTGCAACACTCTTAGGATTAGAGCACCTAGACATGGAGGATGAACCTATTGATATAGCTAGTGGAGATATCTTTTATGGATTAGACTTGTGTGCCGATGAAGTTATGAAAAATAGACAAAATGGTCTTTATGAAAGATATAAAGCCTTAGGCGTAGAGATGATTTTTTTAGTCTATGACCTCCTCCCTATCTCAAATCCAAACTTCTTCCCCTCTTATATTGAAACAACACATATACAGTGGCTACAAAACATAACAGATCTAGCAGACAAGTTAATAACTATTTCAAACACAGTGGCTGGGGAACTTACGCAATGGATACAAACCCACAAACCTCAAAAACTTCATGATATTCAAATTATTCCCCTTCATTTAGGAGCAGATATCCAAACCTTAAGTGTTGGAGATGAAATCAGCGAACAAGAAAAAGAGATGCTCTCTATATTAAGTTCAACCACCACTTTTTTAATGGTAGGAACAATAGAGCCTCGCAAGGGGCATGCACAGGTTTTAAAAGCCTTTGAGATACTAAAAGAACAAGCAAAAGAAGTGACACTTGTAGTCGTCGGCAAAAAAGGCTGGATGGTAGAAGAGACTATAAAACAACTTGAAAAGCTTCAAGACAACATCCGTTTCTTTTGGCTTGAGGGCATAAGCGATACCCTTTTAGAAAAAGTTTATGCCGCATCCACTTGTCTTATAGTCGCAAGCCAAGCAGAAGGTTTTGGGCTTCCTCTCATAGAAGCAGCCCAACAAAAACTCCCTATCATAGCTAGAGATATCGCTGTATTTCGTGAAGTAGCAGGTAGTCATGCCTATTATTTTCCCAACTCAACCGATCCGCAAACCTTAGCTATATCTATACAAGAATGGTTAGAACTCTATAGAACAAACACACATCCAAAATCAGACAATATGCCATGGCTTACTTGGAATCAAAACGCACAAAAATTACTGGAGATATTTACACAATGA
- a CDS encoding acyltransferase family protein translates to MFGYLRFILASMVVLSHTGVSIYGLSPGVMAVVLFYVLAGYVVSHLYEDIFKNKKNRLRYFIKDRLLRIFPLYIYIATLTLIFINLTSLSHSSYSITAILGNLFIIPLNYYMYADFALLSASGVDWWLIPPAWSLGTELQAYLLLALTINKKTIFISLSLISFTIYIIANLSILHPDHFGYRFIIGVFFIFSVGAAINKSHLTHNRYFLIFIYTSMTTLMTIFSIKNYFSPTYTKETFIALLVGIPLIYALKHIKIKLPLNSLLGSLSYGVFLSHFLSIWILQYLGFSKNHSLLYLISIFILSILVSYSGIVLIEKKVTKLRGIA, encoded by the coding sequence ATGTTTGGTTATCTAAGATTTATACTAGCTAGCATGGTGGTTTTATCACACACGGGAGTAAGCATCTATGGTCTTAGTCCAGGAGTGATGGCGGTAGTGCTTTTTTATGTTTTAGCAGGTTATGTTGTATCTCATCTATATGAAGATATCTTCAAAAACAAAAAAAATAGACTAAGATATTTCATAAAAGATAGACTACTACGCATCTTCCCTCTATATATATACATAGCAACTCTAACACTTATCTTTATAAACTTAACTTCACTATCACACTCTTCATACTCCATAACAGCTATCTTGGGCAATCTTTTTATCATCCCTCTAAATTACTATATGTACGCAGACTTTGCTCTGCTAAGTGCCTCAGGGGTAGATTGGTGGCTCATCCCTCCAGCTTGGTCACTAGGCACAGAGCTTCAAGCATATCTGCTCCTAGCCCTTACCATCAACAAAAAAACCATCTTTATCTCCTTGTCGCTTATTTCTTTTACTATATACATCATAGCAAACCTCTCCATCTTGCACCCCGACCACTTTGGCTATAGATTTATCATAGGAGTATTTTTTATCTTTAGCGTAGGAGCAGCTATAAACAAGAGTCATCTCACGCACAACCGTTACTTCCTAATCTTTATCTACACAAGCATGACAACTCTTATGACTATCTTTAGCATAAAAAACTACTTTAGCCCAACCTACACAAAGGAGACTTTTATAGCACTACTAGTAGGTATCCCACTTATATATGCTCTAAAACATATAAAGATCAAACTACCCCTAAACTCATTGCTAGGTTCTCTCTCTTATGGTGTTTTCTTAAGCCACTTCCTCAGCATCTGGATTTTGCAATATTTAGGCTTTAGCAAAAATCACTCTCTCTTATATCTCATCTCCATTTTTATCCTCTCTATTCTCGTGTCATACAGTGGTATAGTACTTATAGAAAAAAAAGTAACAAAATTAAGAGGTATTGCATAA
- a CDS encoding ABC transporter ATP-binding protein — translation MIKVLEVKNITKIYKIYKSNFDRLKEIFTKKIYHKEFISNNNISFDLYEGETLGIIGVNGAGKSTILKIIAGVTEPTSGEIIRHGRVTALLELGTGFNEQLSGYENIFLNGTLIGMTQKECKEKAQDIIDFSELGSYIDEPILTYSSGMKMRLAFSIAIYSQPQIFIVDEALSVGDAHFGAKCTKALREKKKQNMSIIYVSHDLNSLKLLCDRVILLNQGSVENEGDPEVVINNYNFLISKLNDADEKISMKDDCKNSFGTFDVEIIKVNIIGEDSNSNVISSGEEATIEIEIKSNKDISNMTVGIMIRDKFAQDIFGTNTYYHNLNIDLKANTYYTCSYKMALNIGIGKYSITAALHSSDTHLKDCSHWLDNATNFEVAGIVGEHFVGLCNLHPKISCTEVVQ, via the coding sequence ATGATAAAAGTTTTAGAAGTAAAAAACATAACAAAAATCTACAAAATTTATAAATCAAACTTCGACAGACTAAAAGAGATTTTTACAAAAAAGATATATCATAAAGAGTTCATCTCAAACAACAATATAAGTTTTGACCTTTATGAGGGAGAAACTCTAGGCATTATCGGAGTAAACGGTGCGGGCAAATCAACTATACTAAAAATCATTGCAGGAGTTACGGAGCCAACCTCTGGGGAGATTATAAGACATGGAAGAGTAACTGCACTACTAGAGCTCGGAACAGGCTTCAATGAACAACTCTCAGGATATGAGAATATCTTCTTAAACGGCACACTTATTGGCATGACACAAAAAGAGTGCAAAGAAAAAGCCCAAGATATTATTGACTTTAGCGAACTAGGTTCATATATAGATGAGCCTATCTTAACCTATTCATCAGGCATGAAAATGCGGCTTGCGTTCTCTATAGCCATCTATTCACAACCTCAAATCTTTATAGTTGATGAAGCCCTCTCAGTCGGAGATGCACACTTTGGTGCAAAATGTACAAAAGCACTAAGAGAGAAAAAAAAGCAAAATATGTCTATCATATATGTCTCACATGATCTAAACTCTCTAAAGCTTCTTTGCGATAGAGTAATTCTTTTAAATCAGGGGTCTGTTGAGAATGAGGGTGATCCAGAAGTCGTCATAAATAACTATAACTTTCTCATCTCAAAACTAAATGATGCAGATGAAAAAATAAGTATGAAAGATGATTGCAAAAACTCCTTTGGTACTTTTGATGTAGAGATTATAAAGGTCAATATTATAGGAGAGGATTCAAATTCAAATGTCATTAGTTCAGGAGAGGAGGCTACTATTGAGATTGAGATAAAATCTAACAAAGATATCTCCAACATGACGGTAGGTATTATGATAAGAGATAAATTTGCTCAGGATATTTTTGGCACAAACACCTATTATCACAATTTAAACATAGATTTAAAAGCTAACACATACTATACTTGTAGCTATAAAATGGCACTAAATATAGGCATTGGAAAGTATAGTATAACAGCAGCTCTGCACTCTAGTGACACTCATCTAAAAGATTGTTCTCACTGGTTGGATAATGCAACAAACTTTGAAGTAGCAGGAATAGTAGGTGAACACTTTGTCGGACTTTGCAATCTTCATCCAAAAATATCATGCACTGAGGTAGTACAATGA
- a CDS encoding class I SAM-dependent methyltransferase, with product MIKTAIPNNDFYKAFEDRYRGSRELIKSRLEIYLPFVEKIKDFDTNPNAIDLGCGRGEWLELLSENGYAMQGVDLDAGMLESCQSRGLSVTQKDAIEALKELSDNSCSIVSGFHIAEHLPFDTLQLLIQEALRVLKPGGLLILETPNAENIQVATDNFYLDPTHTRPIPSQLLSFLTEYYGFWRTKVLRLQESQELLSATSVTLWQIISGVSPDYAVISQKQAGNEIVSNFDELFDKEYGITLETLVAKFENRLTSIQTQASQAEIKATQSQAQATQAQIKATQAQTQATQAWHHYTMVVNSRSWKVTKPLRVAGKVARWFMRGSVAWLTFSPSSRPRRTLKKLAIKIKNYTNAHPKLKKQITNILNHFPSLKARLRRIGNDYNLPPNIKYPISQDALSPRTKKVYNDLKVAIEQKEKEVQKCE from the coding sequence ATGATAAAAACCGCTATACCAAACAATGATTTTTATAAAGCATTTGAAGATAGATATAGAGGAAGCAGAGAGCTTATTAAATCTCGTCTAGAAATCTATCTTCCATTTGTTGAAAAAATAAAAGATTTTGATACAAACCCAAACGCAATAGATTTAGGATGTGGAAGAGGTGAATGGCTAGAGCTCTTAAGCGAGAATGGCTACGCAATGCAAGGTGTTGATTTAGATGCAGGAATGCTAGAATCTTGCCAAAGCAGAGGCTTAAGTGTAACACAAAAAGATGCCATTGAAGCATTAAAGGAGCTTAGTGACAACAGTTGCTCTATTGTTTCTGGATTTCACATTGCAGAACACCTTCCCTTTGATACTTTGCAACTCCTTATTCAAGAAGCATTAAGAGTTTTAAAACCGGGCGGACTTCTTATCTTAGAAACACCAAATGCAGAAAATATTCAAGTAGCCACAGATAATTTTTATTTAGACCCAACACATACTCGCCCAATTCCATCACAACTGCTCTCTTTTTTAACAGAATACTATGGTTTTTGGCGAACAAAAGTCTTACGCTTACAAGAATCACAAGAGTTACTCAGTGCTACATCAGTTACCCTTTGGCAAATTATAAGCGGTGTTAGTCCCGATTATGCTGTTATTTCCCAAAAACAAGCCGGCAATGAAATCGTCTCAAATTTTGATGAATTATTTGATAAAGAGTATGGAATAACCCTAGAAACATTAGTCGCTAAATTTGAAAATCGTTTAACTAGCATACAAACTCAAGCTAGCCAAGCAGAGATAAAAGCAACACAGTCCCAAGCCCAAGCTACACAAGCTCAAATCAAAGCTACACAAGCCCAAACACAAGCCACACAAGCATGGCATCACTATACCATGGTTGTAAATAGTCGTTCATGGAAAGTAACAAAACCACTTAGAGTTGCGGGTAAAGTAGCAAGATGGTTTATGAGAGGTTCAGTTGCATGGCTTACATTCTCACCATCAAGCAGACCAAGAAGAACCCTTAAAAAATTGGCAATAAAAATTAAAAATTATACTAATGCTCATCCGAAATTAAAAAAACAAATTACAAATATCTTAAATCACTTTCCTTCACTAAAAGCAAGATTAAGACGCATCGGAAATGATTACAATTTGCCACCAAATATAAAATACCCTATCTCACAAGATGCCTTGTCTCCACGAACTAAAAAAGTCTATAATGACCTTAAAGTAGCCATTGAGCAGAAAGAAAAAGAGGTGCAAAAATGCGAATAG